The following nucleotide sequence is from Leopardus geoffroyi isolate Oge1 chromosome A1, O.geoffroyi_Oge1_pat1.0, whole genome shotgun sequence.
tgtgctgacagctcagagcctggagcctgcttcagattctgtgtctcccctctctctgcccctcccccagttgcactctgtctctctcaaaaataaataaataaacattaaaaaaatatcctgtTAATAGGATAAAAATACAAGCTATCCACAAGGCGAACATGTTTGCAAACCACACATGTGACAAAGAACTTGTATCTACACAgtataaaaaaattcagaatgcaacaaaaaataagaaggaaaacattttccaaataggaaatgggcaaaagacatgaagaaacattTCAGCAAAGATAACATACAGGTGGCATAAGCACATGAGAAAATGTTATACATCACTAGCCGTGAGGTAAATACAAATGACAACTGACTGAGTAATCACTCCCCGCCTGTTAGAAGAGCTGGTTCAACTAAAACagtgaaaagataaaatgttgGAAAGAGGCGGCtctctcatgcattgctggtgggaatgtaaatagcACAGCCACTGTGGTAAGACAGTTTGATAGCTGAACATAAACCCTACAACATAGCGGTCAGGTTCCTGGACATTTATTTATCCCAGagaatttaaacttaaaatccCACAAAACACTGGGCACAAATGTTCACTGCAGGGTAATGTGTAGTAGCCAAACCACTGGAAGCAAACAAAATGTCCctcgaatggataaacaaagcaTTCCATCCACACTAGGGAGCCCTACACAGTGATAAAgaacatatatgcacacacacacacacacacacacacacacaaagtaaactCAGCAAAACAGTCTTCTCAGTAGAGATGCAGAGCCAGGAGGGAGGCATCAGCATAATGttcaaaatgaaatggaaacgTCATTCACCTACATATGAATACGTGCCATGACATGGAGACCCCCATCAGGGTTCTGGTAGGTAGGAAGCTGCTTCCAAGGAGAATGCAGGCAAATGGTCTGTATAGAGCCAATGAAGTGGGGGTCTACTTCTGGGATGAGACTGATAAATGAGGCAGAAAACTGGTGAAGTTTCTAAAGCTAGCAGAGGTTTTTTGCGTTTGTATAGCATGAGATCATTTACATTGCCCCTGGGGGGAGAAAGGTTTTGCATCTCTATTCTCTTAGGCTTGTGGCTTAGTTTTCTCTTCACTTGTGCCCTTGAAAGAGTCTTAACAATTCCTCATTGTACACAGTAAGTCAGAGTTGCCAGAGTCCAGAGTCCCTTGGTGGGCTTGTGTGATGGTGCCCTTACCATGACAATGAAGTCCACAGACAAGTCTTGTGCTTTTCCTGTAAGTCCTGCTTCTAACAGGTCCAGTCTGGGGGTGTCTATTTGCAAGTCCTCAGGTGAGGACATGTGATGAAGGCTGGACATTGGGACTAGCCTTCAATGATCCATATTTCCGTGactccctgctctccttccagtGCTGTGTAGGTCCGTGCCCTTGATGCTTCTTTCGTATAAACCCTTGACTACTtggtctctcttctcctcctcaccCTGTATGGTAGTCCTGTGGCTACCCTTGAAACCTCAGGCATAAGTTTTCTTGCCCACCTCCAGATCAGGGTCTGGTACACCTTGCACGTCCAATAGATGCTTGTTGAAAAATCGCAAGTAGgatgtcctgtctctctctgtcgccaaaataagtaaacattgaaaaaaaaatttgaaaaaaaagaaaagaaaaatcacacggATGAGTTGGGATCTGAGGCACACTGTGAAGAAaacatggggggtgggaggtagtgGAGGTGGAAAGGCGGTTCCACAGAGTTGAAGGACATGACAAAGTCAGCAGTGGCAGGTTGGACTTGAGGGTGGGACCAATGGTGGTGTAGTCCAGGTAGGGCCATGGGAAGGACATGCAGAGCTGAAAAGCACCAACATTtcaaggagaagggaggtggaaggagTCTCGTATTCCCagtgtgtctccctgtccctgaGGGCTGCTGTTTTGGTCACGGGTCCCAAGTGGGGAGGGTGCACAGCTGCAGATGTCCATGGTTTGCAGGAACCTGAGGGAGAGTGAAGAACAAACACAGGGGCCTAGGATGCAAGAGGGAGCACTAGGTTCATGTACAGCCACCTCCCTGCGAAATCAGCTTTTCAAAACCTTCCTGGGTCTCTTCAGAGGTGACAGGGAGGTCTCCACCTGGGGAAGAGACACCTGACAGTCCCTCTCCCACTAGTCTGGTCTCTGGAGTCCTCTCCCTGGCTCCTGGCCGTCAGGTTGGCGGGCAGGCGGTCATACCACCTGGTGGGCACACCTAGGTGTGGTGTTGCAGACCCTGGCGCCCAGCAGCTGTGCCCCCTGTGGGAGGTCGGGGGGCTTGGATCCCAGATCCGAGCGGGTGTGCGGGAGCGAGCCCATGGTTGCACGCAGACGTGTGGGCCAGGTACTGAGCCCGGTGAGGGACACAGCTCAAGCTGCAGCTGTTCTGTGTGTCCTGGCTCCCAGACCACCTGCCGCCCAAGCTCCCAAGTCTCTCAGCCAGCCAGGGGCTGacacccaccccactcccccGCCGGGGACATGCTGCTGCCTAGTGCCTGCATCCAGGTAGCTGTGGAGGTAGCGGGGCACTCGCAGACTGGGAGCCATGAGCCTCCAGCCCAGGAGGGTGGTGGCCCTGCTGCTCCTGAAGCTCCTGGAGGCAGAGGCCAATTCGCGGGATCAACTCCCAAAGGCGCCTCTGGGCTGCAGCTGCACTCCTGGAGCGCCAACactgccaggggctgagggcgATGCGATGCCCCAGCGCCCCTGAAAGACCATATACAAGAAGCCTAAAGGTGGAGCAGCTGAGACCCACAGCCTCTCTCCAGGACCTGCCTCAGTCGTGGTGCTGCCAAGATAGGGATCCTCGTGACAGGGTCCTATGTggccttccccctgcccctctctgtcttccccttccatccccacccccccccccctcgtgCTATTGGATTCTTCTTGCACTCCTTTCTGGCTGAGGTCTGGAGGACTCAGGAGTGACCTTTATGGGTTTTACCCCAgttccctggaggaggagggcccgAGATCGAGTGGGGGGTTAGGTTCCAGTGGTGGGAAGTGGCACAGGTACCGGGGTGGGGGGATTGGCGGCTCCCTGAGTGCCCTTGAGGTCTGACTGGGTTGGTGGCTGGAGGATGGAGGTGCGAACGAAGGAATGAATGCGTGGACCTGCGGTTGTGGGGAAATGTCAAGGCAGGGCCAGGGAAGTCACAGCTATGAGCAGGACAAAACATTCCTGCCTGTGAAAATGAAGTGCAGGGACCTCAGCGTGCAGGGAAACATTGCAGGGAGAGTCAGGGTGGTGGGCCTGAGTTGCTGGAGCCTAGCCAGGGAACTTGTTGAAGTGATGTAGAGTGGAAGCTGCAGGTGAACAcaagcctcctgcctcccccctccacaccccctgccctgcccggcCCCTGGCCGCAAAGTTGCACCCTCTGATGGGGTGGGGAGATCCCACACTGCTTTTTGCTAAAGGCGGTCCTTTAACATGGGAGTTAATGGGACTATGGGGTGTGGAGTCTGAATGAGGGGTTGTGCAACTCCCTGTTGagctcttcatttctgaaggcaATTTACTTTCAATCAATGAACTCAAAGCAAACGGGCGATGAACACATGGAGCTCCTTTCTTTTAGAGGGTGGTCCAGACTCTTTCCTACTTGGAGTTGTGTGCTGGAGAGGACTGGCGTTTTGGGATTCAGTACAAGatcatctttggaaaatgttgGGTGGGAACGTCTTCTTCGTACCCTCCCAAGGAAGGTGGATGGAAAAGCTCCTTGTTCCAGGCAGACTTGTCGGTTTTGCTCTTCATATCTGTGGGGCATGGTGCTTCATGTCTCTGTGGAGCGCCTCCTCTCTTGCATTTGTTCCGTGTTTCAAGAGTTTCAGACCTTAGGAAGCACATCTCGTCTGCGACTCACCAGGCAGCACAAGGGAGAAGTGACTCTGAGCCCACCGTGTCCCTAGAAACCAGTGCATGTGTACTTGAGCAGCCAGTGCTCGCCTCTCAGCCTCCTTTTGAAATCAGCGCTTGAGCAAATGCTCTTTCATTCCATGGGTTCTCCCTCTCCCAggttgttggtgtgtgtgtgtgtgtgtgtgtgtgtgtgtgtgtggtgctgtGGCCTGTATGTAGTCCGGACTGCGTTAGGAACCCAGTTCTTTCCAAAGACTGTTTTGTTGCGTAGAATTTCTCATTTCAATAGAGTGTTCCAATCCTGTCTCAAAGGTTGAAAACATCCTGAAGGCAGCACCGTGACCTCACTGAAAGCAAAAGCCTAAGAGCAGAGGCTTTCACAAACTTACATATCAAGATGACTGGTACGTTTATGTTTTCAGTAAGATGGTGTGGTGTAGGCCACTTTTAGCAGCTCACGCTCCTAAGCATCTGTTTTGTCCCCGGGGGGTCAGTTGTCTGTCTCAGGAATCAAGGAGATTATGATTATCTTGAATATCATCATTTTCATAATTACCATGATTACTATATTCTTCATATCCCATCGCATGGAATTTGATACATGTGCTTGATacccaaaacattttcatcacaaaACGCTCACTacaacaaggagaaaaaaataacttttgtgtGATGGACAATGTCCCTTACCTTTATTGTACTGTTTTAGTGGTATGTACATATGTTAAGAGTGACGAGAGTGTCCACTTAGATCTAAGGAGATTTTTGCGACATAATGATCCTTcaataaaccataaaaataattgaaaatctgACATAGCTAGTAATCTAAGCACTCTGTCCTTTTTGATATAAAATAGTAAGTAAAGAAATCATCTTTCAAAAACTGCCGAGTCATAATAATTCCTTATTATTCAGGTAGGTCTGGTGAATGTAGTGGAATGAACTAAGGTCTTTGAAATAGAGGAAGCTAGAATTTGAGCTATTGAAGTCATATTTACTCTCTATTTCCCTGTTGACATGGTCTTTTTTTATTCGCTGATGCCTTTTGCCCTTTAACctatttccctccttcctgcccctcaccTTTGCAATCATCCTTATGTATTTATGggtttgttttgttatgttttgagaatttttgtgttttgatttcttattttctgtttcagttttcacATATATGTGCAAGCAtttggtacttgtctttctccttgtgatttatttcacttagcataatgccctccaggctattataaacaatgtggCATGATACAGGTGTAAAGGTATTTTGGGGAGTTAGTGATTTCATGTGTTCTGAGTAATACCTAGGCGGGTTATTGAGGGAAATTGCTGGATGATATGGATGTTCtagtttgaattttttgaggaaacttgaTATTGTTCTCGACTGCCGCTGCACCAAGTTCCAATCCCAGCAACAGAGCACAATGATTCGCTTTCCTCCACATTTTACCCAACGCTtgtaatttcttgtctttttgataagatCATTCAGACAGGTTTCAGGTGATATCTCTTTGGTTTTggcttttcatttccctaatgtgGAGTGACATTGCACATCTCTTCTTGTAtgtgctggccatctgtatggctTCATTGGAAAAATGCCTCTTCAGGACTCTGCCAGTTTCATAATTGCCCTTTGCTTTTGCATTGTTGtgctgtaggagttctttatatcttttgtcTATCAACCCTTTACCATGTATgtagtttgcaagtattttctcccattcactatgttgccttttcattctgttgaagatatttttgctgtgcagaacttctttttttagtttcatgtagtcccacttctttatttttcctttgtagggTAGGCTTCTGGTGTCAAATCCCAAAACTCAGTGTCAAGACTGAgatcaaaaacattttcatgggTTCGGCACTTGGCTTTGTCGCCAAGGGCAGCAGAAAGGATTGCTTAAGACTCCATGCAAGTCAAGAGGCGACAGGGAGTTTAAGGGACATCTCCACGAGCTGCTCTCAAGCTCCTGTAGTCATTAAATATACAAACAATGTGCAACACGTCAGTGGACCACATGCTAGAAAGAATGTATTAAAGACATGGTGCAAACCAAATTTAGACAggataaaatattccatgcaaCAACATGATCTAAGGACTTTGTGAGCACGTGCAGAACCCAACCCCTACATACACATCTACATACACCCTACATACACATAGATCAGCGTAGTCTAGCCTGCCCCCCAGGGGCCCACCAACTAGGGAAGTGAACTGCTGCTGGCTGTTTGCAGCAAGGCCGGAGAACAGTGATCTGCTTTGCAAAGCGTTCCCTATAATCTCCTAACTCAGGACAGTATTGTGCGATTTCCCACACCTTCTGCCCAAGTTTTTATCCagtatttttctggttttaggtcttaagtctttaatacattttgacttCGTTTCTGTGTGTGGTGTTAAATACGTGTCAAGTTGTTTTTCTGTGCATGTTGTTTTTCTGTTCCCAGGGTTTCTGACACCACCTATTGAGGAGACTGCCTTTTCCTCATGTTATATTCTTGGttcttttgttgtaaattaattggctACTTATgcgtgggtttctttctgggccttcagttctgttccaatgatctgtgtgtctgttttatcACCAATACCATAGTGCTTGGGTTATTGTAGCTTTGAGATCTAGTTTAATATCAGAAAGCATGATGCTTCCAGctgtgttcttccttctcaaagtgactttggctattcagggccttttgtggttctgtCCTCATTGAAGGATTATTCTATTTTTGGAGATGTGCTTaaactttgatagggattgcacctagggaatgtgtagatggctttaagtagtgtggacattttgacCATCTTAATTCTTGGGATCCACtagcatagaatgtctttccacttatttccATCCTTCAACTTCTTTCTCCACTGATTTCTGGTTTTCAGTAAAGAGGTCTTTCATCTACTTggttaaattcattattttcttttttaagttttctatgtttatttactcttgagagagaggtatacagagagagagagagagagagacagagacagacagagagagagaatgagtggggaagagctgagagaaagagagacacagaatctgaagcaggctccagactctgagttgtcagcacagagcccaatgcaggactcaaaatacaattcatgagatcacaacctgagccaaagtcagatgcttcactgactgtgccacccaggtccATAAATAAGGTTTGTTTGGATATACGTTTTGTTTAACCACAGAGAGCTGTGACATAGACATATACTTCCCAATACATTCCCACAACACACCCTGTGCATCTTGGGAGGTAGCCACCTTGTCTCTATTTTCTGTCCTGGAACCCAGTGCCTGACTCAAACGTTCAGTGAATTCATCTCAGAATACTGCAGTTGGGAAGAGACCTATATTTTTCATAGAGTTCCTGAAAGGCACCTCAAAATCACTTCATTTTACAGAGTTGCTTCTGATCTGCCTGGAATCCTCTGAGGATGTCTAGGTTGGAATGGCACTTTCTTCGCTGAGAGATCAGGGAGCCCTgcagtattcctgtgtgtgttgtGGTCACCAGAGGGTGCTGTGTGGCTGCTCATGACAAAGACACTGTTCCCCAAAGATGGGGCTGGCAGGTGCAGGGCTTCACTGCTGGAGGAGCCTGAAGCGTGGAGTGGCTTTACTCGGTATCAAACCGTTGACTGCAGGCTCCTTGAGCTCCTGGTGTGCTTTGTAAAGGACTCTCTTGCTTGTGGAGGTTCAAGTGGTTCTTGCTGTTGCCACTGAATCCTCAGGATGAACAcattcaggtcatggtctttaACTCATTGACCTGACCTGCACTTACAGGTACTTTCTTGAGAGTAAGGGACCCAGCCTGGGTGGAGGGCCAACAAGCAGACAGCAGTGGCCCAGGCTGCATCCTCCACTGGCCTGAAAGCAGGGACTGGCTGCTCTACTGAGAAGCAGAGCTATGGAGCAGGAGGTGCACAGGTGGCTGGGGTTTGTCATGGGATGGGGCCTGGACGAGTGTGTTCTCGGACATGGGGCAGGGATGCTGTGCAGGAGATCACAATGAGGGAATGTGGTTTCTTTCCTGCCCCATGGGTCACTCCTAGGTACCCTGATGGCCTCAGTGCTGGCTTGTCCTCCTAATTCTTCAGGTATCCAGTCAGTCCCGGGGGTCCCTGCTTTTCACATAAGGCCCCAACGTAATAAAGAGACTGTAGATATTGGAAACTGGAGGCAGCACCCACAAAATGCATATGAATTATGTTCCAAAAGTTGTGCTAGGTGTACAAGCCtaataaagaaagagagatttaCAGTACACATGTACCGTTCTGTACAATGATGAGAGTCAAAGTATTGGAATTGGCCCAGTCATTCAGCTTCTGGAGACGCAGAGTAGATGATGATGTGTGGCCACTGAGAATGCAGAAGGGGACAGGACTGTGCCTGTCCACTGTGGGGACATCACGTACTACAAGATCATAATCCTGGATCCTTCCACGCCCAACCTGTCACACCACTCGtagacacaaacacagacaccTGCTGCACTCAAAGCAAAAGGACTGGGAAGATGACACCATGTCTTATGGGCGATTATTTCTTTgaagaatataaatttttctccgcatttatttgtatttatttatttattttttcatatttatttatttggaaagagcgAGAAGGAGAATCCTGACCAGGGCTTCAAGCTGTCATtgcggagcctgacttgggacttgatctcaagaaccatgagatcatgacctgagccaaattcaactCGGAAACTCAAACGattgagccaccttggtgcctgtcctcattatttaaatctttagttTACTACATAAACATCCCCTGCAGAAAACCTTTAAGATCTTTGTACTTTATTGCCTAATAGATTATCATAAATGGAATATTGGATATTTCATTTaggtatttttataatatgcacATTAGACCAATATCAACATGGCCGGCCCAGGAAAATGAAACATTGTCAAGGTATCGCTCTGGTCCAGACATTTCTCCTCTGACTTCTGGTCTTGTGTCAAACCTCAAAGGGTCCCCATGCCAGATAATGAAGATATTTCAAGGAGGAGCTTGACATAATCTTTGTTCTGTGGGGAATATTCCTCTGTCATAAAAATCTTAGTTTCATTgaatatttaaacaattattaatCACTCTCATGTTATGTAGCCAGACACAACAGGCAATGTTGTGTGTTTGCACACACCTGAAAATTTTGGAGGAGCTAAAGCAGCAGAAACCGATATCAGTGGTTGCAGAGACTGGGGTGAGGGAATGAGCCGTGGGTGATTAGTAGTACATGTGTCtctgtgatggaaatgttctaggaGTACATAGTGGTCACGGGTGCAAAATCCTGTGAATGTACGTAATGGCACTTGAATTTGTAATTTGAAAGGACCAGAGTAACTTCTTTTGAagttaatttatgttttatttacaaaacaatacGTAAGGACAGTAAATATCTCTATACAAACcacaaaaattacaaagaacGCAATGACAGGATCAGGGCATCCTTTGGGGCTGCAGCCAACATGCGCCACTCCTCGGGAGCCGAGGCTGGTTGCTCAGCTGCAGCAGGTGGTTGCTCCAGCCCTTCCGTGACCCCGccagctggggctggaggctgcTCAGGGTCTGGGTTGGGTCCACCAAAGGGGCAGGTGTCTCTTCCAGCTCCTGACAGTGAATCAGAGCTGGGACTACCACCTGCACTCTTGGTGACTCTGCAGGGAGGGTCACCAATTCTTCTAATTGCTGAGCTCCAGGATGAGTGGTGGCTGCAGGCAGCCTGGGCTGCGAAGCTGCAGTGGGCACCACAGAGATAGCGGGGGCTAGCTCCTGAGGGACGTCTGGATCTTGCTCTGGAGCTGGTGCCATAGCTTCAAGAATACAAAGTGTCATCACTGTGATTGCCATTCCATGGCCTTTCCTAGTAAAGGAAACCTCTCCCGCAGACATTGTCATCTGAGTCAAAGAACCCACCAAGAGGAAATCTCCCAGATGGCAGGCTAATGGAACAGTGATCTGAGACTACTCACAACTCCTAGCCCACCCGCAGTCTCAGGAAACGTGCTTTGTGTGGCATACCCTGTCCCATCCACATGCCCACATCTCCCACCCAGAGTCCTCCTCACCCAGAGATTCTGGCTCATTGGGCTCATGGTTTCTCCGTGATGAGTAGAGAAGGCGGTCACGGCGctgcagctcggagcctggcatGTGGACCCCTATATATGCCCGCAGCATCTGCAGGCTGATGAAATCTGGGGGCTGGAAAAAGTCCTCAGGGTAGTggtccagccaggtgcccagaatGGAGGAGATGGCCCTGGGGATACAAAAGTAGCCAGAACAATCAACATGGGGTGTTCCTCCTGCACTAATGTTTCAAGACAGGCCTGTGGGACCTAGCCTCTATGCCTCCTGCTCATGGACGTACAGAAGGTGGTTCTATACCGTGTCCACCTGTGATGTGGCAGTCCCACCTAAGAGAGTCCTGGTCACTGAAGAGGGACTGTGAAAATTCTATTTGACGGGAACCCCTTAACCAATGATGTGGTCGTCTCTGTCCTTCTTGGGAAGCCAGACATACTCCTTGGTGTGTCCTCCTGCCTACCTCTCACTAGAATTCAACTCCGTGCATGAGTGGAGGGGTGGTGTCAGGATGAGTCAGGGCCTTCACTGCATACACTAGTGCTCCATGAAAATCCGAACACATACAGGACAAAGGCACTCTGTCTCTTACCTGGGCTTGCTTGAACCCTCCTCACGTGATGACCTGTGCCTCTATGCTGCCTCATTCACTTAGTGCACATGTGGGTGTCCTCCCACTGACACTGGTCTCCCATAGTGTGGGTGATATGTGGTCCTTGAGCCCTCACTGTGTCTCCTGAACCCTTGCTAAGCACACACTGTCAAAGTTCCACAAGGTGGTGAGCATGATGCTCCCCAAAACCTTTATTCTGGGTCCCCTGATGGGGGTGGAGGCAAGCCTGTGAGTGGGAAGGGATGGGGTTGGACTCTCTAAAGGGCTGAATCTGTCCTCTGTTGCCCTCTGCTGTCTCATTGTGCCCACAGCTTATCCTCTAACCCACAGGACAAGACCCCTTTCCTTGCTTCCAGGGAGAAGCCCTCAGACCTTTGCCCTCTCACAGGACTCTCAGGTGTGTGGGATGCTGGGTCCTGAAGCCCCTCCCATGCACAATCTCAGCACTGCCCTCTTGGAGAATGAAGGCCCTCCAGCATGAGCTCAGCCTACTCACATTTTCTCCTGCTCCCGGGGTCCACCATCTTCCTCAGTCTCAAGAAGGAAGCAGCCATATCTGGAGGAGGCCAGAAGGGCATCATATCAGGTGTCCTGTGGATATTACCTCTTGTCATATCCAGAGTCACTGACTGCTGACTAGAATGGAGctctggaggggcacctgggaggctcagccggttaagcctccgacttcggctcaggtcatgatctcgtggtccgtgagttcgagccccgcgtcgggctctgtgctgactgctcagagcctggagcctgtttcagattctgtgtctccctctctctctgaccctccccagttcatgctctgtctctctctgtctcaaaaataaaaataaaatgttaaaaaaaaaagtaaaaaaaaaaaaagaaaaagaatggagctCTAGAGGGGAGGGTGCTGTCTGCTCTGTGCATTGGATCCCAGTCACCTCCTACAGAAGTGCCTGCACCTAGTGGGGCTTCCTGTGTGTTTGATGAACGATAGGGCCCCAATCAGCTCCATCACACATATTGGTGTGGGTCTGGGCCTCCTGCTCATCCTGGGCATCCTTGATTAGTTTGACCCAGGACTCAGACACACAGATAGACCCTCACATCTCCTTTTCAAACGGGAAAAGAGCCCAACTCAACACCTGGTGACAGTGAGGGATGAGGCAGAAACTTGATCATGGGGAAGAGGACAAAGATCACCCAACAGACACACAGCCCGTCCAGCAGACCTTTTCACAGGGCCCGGGTCACTTTCCAAGCAGTGCCCCCACTGAGTACCTGTAGTTATTCTGCTCTGATCAGAGGAAcaaactgagactcagggaggTTTGGTGGCTTTCCTTAGACTCAAAGCTTTAAGGGGCTGAATCACACTAGGCTGTGAAGGGCAGGGTGCTCACCTCATAAGCAATAGTTACAGGACCTGTTGGGTGGTAGCAAAAGCTCTGCACATGCCCAAGAATGTGAAGAAGTAGGTGGGATCTCTCCACAGGAAGGCGGGCACCAGGTGCTCCACTCGCTGCTTCAGCA
It contains:
- the LOC123599200 gene encoding ral guanine nucleotide dissociation stimulator-like, yielding MAISSILGTWLDHYPEDFFQPPDFISLQMLRAYIGVHMPGSELQRRDRLLYSSRRNHEPNEPESLAMAPAPEQDPDVPQELAPAISVVPTAASQPRLPAATTHPGAQQLEELVTLPAESPRVQVVVPALIHCQELEETPAPLVDPTQTLSSLQPQLAGSRKGWSNHLLQLSNQPRLPRSGACWLQPQRMP